Genomic DNA from Jejubacter calystegiae:
CAACAGCGCCACGCCGACTGACATATCGTCCAGTCGACCGGCAGCGTTCAAACGCGGCCCCAGGGCAAAGCCCAGGTCGCTGGCATTCAGACGTTTAGGATCGCGGTTCGCCACTTCCAGCAAGGCGCGAATTCCCGGACGACAGTGGCCAGCGCGGATACGGCTCAGCCCCTGCCAGGTCAGAATTCGGTTGTTGGCATCGAGCGGTACCACGTCCGCTACCGTTCCCAGCGCCACCAGATCGAGGAATTCGGCCAGGTTGGGGATCGTGAGTCCCTGCTGCTCAAACCAGGCGCTATCGCGCAGATGGGCTCGCAGCGCCAGCATCAGATAAAAGGCGACCCCAACGCCCGCCAGCGATTTCGACGGGAAGTCGCAATCCGCCAGATTTGGGTTAATGATGGCATCCGCCGCCGGTAGCGTTTCGCCCGGCAGGTGGTGATCGGTCACCACCACCGGTAGCCCCAGTTCGTGAGCCCGGGCCACCCCGGAATGAGAGGAAATACCGTTATCCACGGTCACTATCATCTGCGCGCCGCGGGCATGGGCCTGATCTACCACTTCGGGGCTCAGTCCATAACCATCCTCAAAGCGATTCGGCACCAGATAGCTTATCTGTTTGCCGCCAAAAGCGCGTAGTGCAAGAACGCTCAGGGCGGTACTGGTAGCGCCGTCGGCGTCGAAATCGCCCACCACCACGATATGCAGATTATCGATGAGCGCCTGATGCAGCAGTTTTACCGCCTGGGCCATACCGTTAAGCTGCTGCCAGGGCAGCAGCCCTTTGGCGCTACGCTCCAGATCCGCCATACTGCGTACGCCTCGACTGGCATAGAGTCGCTGCAGCAAAGGTGGCACCTGCGCCGGGAAGACAACGGTCGTGTCTGACTCCCGGCGCCGAAGTTGCGTTTGTTGTTCCACCCGTTACTGCCCGCCTGCCGTCAGCTTCTTGTGCTGATCCAGGAAGGCCTTCAGCTCTTTCGGCCCCTGATAGCCCGGAATCAGCGAGCCGTCGTTCAGGACCATCGCTGGCGTGCCCTGAACCCCGAACTGAACGCCCAGCGCATAATGCTGAGTGAGGTCGATATCACAGCTGGCGGCCGCGACTTTTCCGCCCTTCATCGCGCTATCAAAGGCCTTACGCGGATCGCTGGCGCACCAGATGCTCTTCATATCGCTCTCGGCCTGACTCTGGGGCCCCTGGCGCGGGAAAGCGAGATAGCGCACCGTGATGCCCAGAGCGTTATAGTCGCTCATCTCTTCATGCAGCTTGCGGCAGTAGCCGCAGGTGATATCGGTGAAAACCGTGATAACGTACTGCTCTTTCGGCGCCTTATAGACGATCATCTCTTTGCTCAGGGCGTTCAGCTTGCCCATCAGCAGCTTATTGGTCACGTTGACCGGCTGGCCGCCGCTCACATCATACAGCGGCCCCTGTAGCAGGTGCTTGCCGTCTTCCGTGATATAGAGCGCGCCGCTGTTGGTTAATACGGTTTTCAGACCGGGCACCGGCGCGTCTTTAATCTCTGCCTGCCCCATTCCCAGTTTGCTCAGGGTCTGTTTAATGGCAGCGTCATCAGCGTGGGCGGCGCCAGCAAAGGTAGCGGCCAGCAGCGAAAAGAGTACAAGACCTTTTTTCATCAATAATCCTTTGTCGTGTTGAAGCACTCACGCCCGCGGGTGGTGCTGTTGATGCAGCTGACGCAAACGCTCGGTCGCCACATGAGTATAAATCTGAGTGGTGGAAAGGTCGCTGTGTCCCAGCAACATCTGCACCACGCGTAAATCCGCACCGTGATTGAGCAGGTGGGTGGCAAACGCATGACGTAGTACATGAGGCGATAGCTTATCACCGTCAATACCGGCCAGCGCGGCATAATGTTTGATTCGATGCCAGAAAGTCTGGCGCGTCATCTGGCGCCCCCGCTGGCTGGGAAACAGCACGTCGCTGGTCTGGCCGTTTAACAGCCAGGGGCGGCCATGGGTCAGATAGTTTTCCAGCCACCACACCGACTCTTCGCCCAGCGGCACCAGCCGTTCCTTATTCCCTTTACCAATCACCCGCACCACCCCCTGACGCAGGCTGACGTCGCTAAGCTGTAGCCCCACCAGTTCAGAAACGCGCAGTCCCGTGGCGTAGAGCAGCTCCAGCATCGCTTTGTCACGCAGCTCCAGAGGCTGCTCCACCAGCGGCGCCTGAAGCAGACGTTCCACCTGAGCCTCGCTCAAATCTTTGGGCAAACGCTGGGGAAGTTTTGGCGAAGAGAGTAGCGCGCTGGGATCGTCCGGGCGCATTTTTTCGCGATAGAGATACTGGAACAGGCGGCGCAGCGCGCTCAACAGACGGGCGGAACTGGTGGCCTTGTAGCCCCCTTCCACCCGTTCAGCCAGCAGCGCCTGAAGTTCCGGCGCACCGGCGCGCAGCAAATCGCTACCCTGATGATGCAGCCAGCAAACCACCGTTTTCAGGTCGCGGCGATAGGCGCTGAGCGTATTCTCCGCCAGGCTGCGCTCCAGCCAGAGCGCGTCGAGAAACTGTTCAATGCGGGCTAAATCCTGTTCCACTTTTGGCTCTCTTTTATACGCAGACCCGCATTATACCCAAATTTAAGCGCTATGCAGATTCACGCCCAGTCGCCTGAAGGATAAATGCATGCCGCCGGAATCTGATACACTTGCCGCCAGACACGTTGAATAACTGAGTAGTCATCGCTATGAATATCGGCCTCTTTTATGGCTCCAGCACCTGTTATACCGAGATGGCGGCAGAGAAGATCCGCGACATTATCGGCCCGGAACTGGTCACCCTGCATAATCTTAAAGACGACGCCCCTGCGCTGATGGAGCAGTACGATGTATTGATCCTTGGTATTCCCACCTGGGACTTCGGTGAAATTCAGGAGGACTGGGAAGCCGTCTGGGACCAGCTCGATAGCCTGAATTTGCAGGGTAAAATTGTGGCCCTGTATGGCATGGGCGATCAGTTGGGCTACGGGGAATGGTTCCTGGACGCACTGGGTATGCTACATGACAGGCTGGCCCCCAAAGGGGTGGATTTCATCGGTTACTGGCCGACCGAAGGCTATGAATTTACCAGCCCGAAACCGGTTATCGCTGACGGTCAGCTGTTCGTGGGGCTGGCGCTGGATGAAACCAATCAGTATGACCTGAGCGATGAACGTATTCAGGTATGGTGTGAGCAGATTCTGGGAGAGATGGCGGAACGTCTCGCCTGATGAACGGCGGCGTCAGCCGCAATGCCCGACACCTGGAATTACTCGCCCTGCAACCGACGGGTACGTAACAGACGGCGCAGATTGCGCCACTCCTCTTCCCGCAAACAATCCGCTGCCAGCCACAGCAGCTGGCGCTTGCGGGTTTCCGGACACTTAAGCCGCAACAGCATGCCGCCAGGCAGCGGCAACGGTCGGCCAGAAAATTCCCAGACCTTACCCTGCCACCTCAGACGGTCATCGTCGAGCAGCGCCAGCTCTCCCTGACAGGCATGGATACGCCGCTGGCTACGCACGCAGTCGAATACCACAAGGGCAATCAGCAGCAGCCAGATGGGCATATAGCTCAAAGGCCAGGGAAGCAGCAGAATGGCGGTCGCGACTATCCCATGCGCCAGCAGAGAGAGCCACTGCGCCTGCCAGGAGACCCGGAGATCACATTGCCACAGGACCACGTTCCTGGTTCCGCTGTTGAATCAACCGTACCATACGCAATAACTCCGCATCCGCGGGCGCACCGTGATTCATCAACCAGTTGAAGAGGTCGGGGTCATCACACTCCAGCAAACGGACGAACAGCTGTTTGTCGGTATCGCTGAGGGTGTCGTATTCGTATTCGAAGAAGGGCATGATGGAGATATCCAGTTCACGCATGCCACGACGGCAAGCCCAGTGGATTCGGGCTTTATTATTGATATCCATACTCTCTTACCTGCTTAACAGACAGTTGGGTGACGGCAGATAGTGTAACTGTTTTTTTGCTATTTCCATTACTGAATGTTGCATCCTGCGCTGAATTTCCGTGAAATATTTTCGCTACTGGCGCATTTTTGCACCACTTTGCGTACCCGGCCGCAGTATCCATGAAGGGCATTTGCCCAAGATAATTCGAGTTGCAGGACATATCTACTACAGGCAGATATGAACGTGCTTCAGCACGGCCCCGAAGGGGCGAGGCCCGCCAGGGCCTCGTAACGCGGCAAGTGAGTGACAAACCGGTTTACCGGTTTGAACCTGGCCCACAGGGTGAGCCGAAGGCTCATCATCCCTGGGAGCATAGACAACTATGTGACCAGGGTGAATGCGCATAGCCAACACACCTGCGGCTCGAAGTATGAAGGGCACAAATCGCGCTATCAAAGCGCTTGCATTGACAGGCGGCTCTTTTACCATTAGGTGATATTCATCACGAGTCAACTTTGGGACTTTGCTATGGCTTTCAATCCGTTTCCTCCCCGCCAACCCGGGGCCAGCGCGCGTCTGCCCCTTACGCTGATGACCCTTGACGACTGGGGGTTGGTGACTGTTTCCGGCCCGGACAGCGAAAAGTATCTGCAGGGGCAGGTCACTGCTGATATCGCCCTGATGACGGAAAACCAGCACTTACTGGTGGCGCACTGCGATCCCAAGGGCAAAATGTGGAGCAACCTGCGACTGTTCCGCCGCCATGATGGCTTCGCCTTTATTGAGCGCCGCAGCGTGCGTGACGCACAGCTTGCCGCCCTGAAAAAATATGCCGTTTTCTCGAAAGTCACCATCGAAGCAGACGACAACACCGTTCTGCTTGGCGTGGCCGGTTTCCAGGCGCGATCGGCGCTGACCAGTCTGTTCGGCACGCTGCCGGATGCCGATACGCCGCAGGTAAACGATGGGGATACCCAACTGATGTGGCTGCCGTGGCCCGCGGAACGTTTCCTGATCGTCACCGATGCCGCAGGCGCGGAACGGTTAACGGAATCGCTACGCGGTGAAGCCCAGCTCAATAACAGCGACCAGTGGCTGGCGTTGGATATAGAAGGCGGCCTGCCGGTGATCGACAGCGCCAACAGCGAGCAATTTATTCCCCAAGCCACCAACCTACAGGTGATGGGCGGCATCAGCTTTAAAAAAGGGTGCTATACCGGCCAGGAGATGGTGGCGCGTGCTAAATTCCGCGGCGCCAATAAACGCGCGCTGTGGCTGCTGGAAGGTCAGGCCGGGCGGGTGCCGGAATCCGGGGAAAGCATGGAGCTGAAGATGGGCGAAAACTGGCGCCGTACCGGTACCGTACTGGCTGCCGTGCGCCTGGACGACGGTCGACTGCTGGCGCAGGTGGTCATGAACAATGATATGGAAGAGGGAAGCCTGTTCCGGGTTCATGAAGACGAAGGCGGCGAACTGACCATCGCTCCCCTGCCCTATACCCTGGTTGAAGAGTAACGTAACCGCCCCCCGCAAGGGGGGCTGGTATCAGCGGACATAGAGATAAATCGCCAGGAAATGGCAGACGCTACCGCCCAGTACGAAGCCATGCCAGATGGCGTGGTTATAGGGAATACGCCGACAGACGTAAAAGATAACGCCCAGCGAATAGACCAGGCCACCTACCGCCAGTAGCGTCACGCCGCCCACGGATAGCCTGATGGCCAGTTGATAAACCACAATCAGCGACAGCCAGCCCATCACCAGATAGGTGATTACCGACAGTATCTTAAAACGGTGGGCGATAGTGAGCTTGAACAGAATTCCTAACAGCGCCAGGCTCCAGATAACGATCATCAACCCGTGAGCCAGCGGGGAATCCAGTCCCACCAGCAGAAACGGCGTGTAGGTTCCGGCAATCAACAAATAAATAGCGCAATGGTCAAACTTTTTCAGCCAGCGTTTGGCGCGCTCATGAGGTATCGCATGATAGAGTGTGGAAGCAAGAAACAGCAGGATCATGCTGCCGCCGTACAGGCTGTAGCTGGTAATAGCGGTGGCACCGGCGTTGGCATCTACCGCCTGAACCAGCAGCAGTACCAGTCCGACAATGCCGAAGACCAGGCCTATGCCGTGGCTAACGCTGTTGGCGATCTCCTCCGCCAGCGAGTATCCCTGAGCGATCAATGGTTTTCGGGCCATACGAGTTGCGACTCCGCGGGTATGATGACGAAAAAATCAGCGCCCCCAGCATAACCGCAAATAATTCCAGCGAACAACTGTTAGCTCAAAATAATTGTGTGACTGCCTGTAACTGTCAGCGCTCCGCATCGCGTCAGCCTGCCTTTTCCTTTACAATCAGACCATTGTAGACCCTAACCGGAGACCCCGAAATGACCGCCACCGCCACCCCCGATGCCCTGCACCAGGTTATCGCCTTCCTGATGGAGCTGGATAAGCTCAAACAGGTGGAGCGGCGAACCCGGCTTATCGGCAACAGCCGCCATGAAAACTCCGCCGAACACAGCTGGCATCTGGCGATGGGCGCACTGAGCCTGTACCCGTTCGCGCCGCAGGGGGTCGATATTGGTCGGGTCGTGAAAATGGCGCTGCTTCACGACATCGTGGAGATCGACGTGGGTGACGTACTGGTCTACGATCTGGCAGGCCGCGAAGCGGTGGAAGAGCAGGAAGCCCGGGCCGCCGAACGTCTTTTCGGGTTACTGCCCCAGCCCATGGCGGGCGAGTTTCTGCTGCTCTGGCAGGAATACGAAGCGGGTGAAAGTCTGGATGCCCGCTTTGCCGGCGCTCTGGATCGCGTCCTGCCGGTGTTGCAGAATCTGCATAATGAAGGCCGCAGCTGGCTGGAAAATAATATTGCTCTGGAGCAGGTTATACAGCGTAACGCCCACGTAGCCGACACCCTGCCCGAGCTGTGGCACTATGTGGAAGGCCAGCTTCAGATTGCTCAGCAGAAAGGCTGGCTGCGTTAAAGCCGCCGCAAGAGGAATAGCCACGTGTCGATGTTCACCCATGCCGCCATCGCCAGCCTCAATAACCTGGAGATGACGGTCTACCACTTTGTCATTAAAAATCGCGACAAAGTGATGTACATGACCATTCGCGAGCTGGCGGAAGCGGCAGGGGTTTCCACCACCACGGTGTTACGCTTCTGCCGTAAGCTTAACTGCGATGGCTATTCCGAATTCCGTATTCGCTATAAGCTCTGGCTGGAGCAGAATACGCCACAGCAGGATATTTTCGCCGTGGGTGAAATCATCCGCTATTTTAACAGCATCAATACCGCCGAATTTGATACCCTGCTCGATCGCGCCGCCGAGATTATTCTTGCTTCTGAGCGCATTATTTTCGTTGGCGTAGGCACTTCTGGCGCCATGGCGAAATATGGCGCCCGCTACTTTTCTAATATGGGGAAATTCAGTAATCATATTGATGACCCTTATTTCCCGATCACCAGCGATATGGCCCGTAATGCGCTGGCTATCGTGCTGTCGGTTTCCGGCGAAACCGAAGAGATTCTGCGCTTCGCCAGCCAGTTCAGCCTGCACCACTGCAAGGTGCTCTCGGTCACCAGCCACGACGGTTCACGACTGGCAAAGCTGGCCGATTTTAATATCTCGTGGCACATCCCCCAGACCCGCCTTGACGGCGGTTATGACATCACCACCCAGATCCCGGTTATCTATATCCTGGAATCGCTTGGCCGCCGACTGGTCAGAAAATAGCGAATAAAAAAACAGGGTGTTTTTTATAAGTAACATGTCACTTTTTCTGCTATTTGTTATAGCGTGACTTTTTATTTCTCTTTGCTAGACTCGGCCTCAACAGCAATAATCAGGCTGGTTTATCACCTTATAATTTAATTATATTTACGGTATCTGAAAGAGAATGAAGAATATGAAAAAACTGACCCTTGCGAAAGACTTTCTGTGGGGCGGCGCGGTCGCCGCGCACCAGGTAGAAGGCGGCTGGAACAAAGGCGGAAAGGGGCCGAGCATCTGCGACGTACTAACCGGCGGCGCTCACGGCGTTCCCCGCGAAATCACCCAAACCGTTGAGCCGGGTAAGTACTACCCGAACCACGAAGCCATCGACTTTCACGGTCGCTATAAAGAAGACGTAAAGCTGTTCGCCGAAATGGGGTTTAAGTGCTTTCGCACCTCCATTGCCTGGACCCGCATTTTCCCGAAAGGCGACGAGCAGGAGCCCAATGAAGAGGGCCTGCAGTTCTACGACGATTTATTCGACGAACTGTTAAAATACAATATCGAACCGGTGGTGACCCTTTCCCACTTTGAAATGCCGCTGCACCTGGTACAGCAGTACGGCGCCTGGACTAACCGTAAGGTGGTGGATTTCTTCGTGAACTTCGCCCGGGTGGTGTTCGAGCGCTATAAGAACAAAGTGAAGTACTGGATGACCTTTAACGAGATCAATAACCAGCGTAACTGGCGGGCGCCGCTGTTTGGCTACTGCTGTTCCGGCGTGGTCTATACCGAACATGAAAATCCGCAACAGACCATGTACCAGGTGATGCATCACCAGTTTGTCGCCAGCGCCATGGCGGTGAAGATTGGCCACCAGATCAATCCGGAGATGAAAATTGGCTGCATGCTGGCCATGGTGCCGCTCTATCCGTTCTCCTGTAAGCCAGAGGATGTGATGTTCGCCCAGGAGGCCATGCGCGAGCGCTACGTCTTTACCGACGTGCAGATGCGCGGCTACTACCCCTCTTACGTGCTGAATGAATGGCAGCGCCGCGGATTTACTATCCAGATGGAGCCTGGTGACGAGCAGGTACTGCGCGAAGGCTGCTGTGACTATCTGGGTCTCAGCTACTACATGACCAACGCGGTACAGGCGGAAGGCGGCAGCGGCGACGCGCTTTCCGGCTTCCAGGGAAGCGTGCCTAACCCGCACGTTAAGGCCTCCGACTGGGGCTGGCAGATTGACCCGGTAGGCCTGCGCTACGCGCTGTGCGAACTGTGGGAACGCTATCAGAAGCCGCTGTTCATCGTGGAAAACGGCTTCGGCGCGGTGGATACCCCAGAAGCGGACGGTACCATCAACGACGACTACCGCATCGACTATCTGCGTGCCCACGTGGAAGAGATGAAAAAGGCCGTCACTTACGACGGCGTGGAGCTGATGGGCTACACCCCCTGGGGCTGCATCGACTGCGTCTCCTTCACCACCGGCCAGTATGATAAGCGCTACGGCTTTATCTATGTGAATAAGCACGACGAGGGCAGCGGCGATATGTCCCGTTCCCGTAAGAAGAGCTTTTACTGGTATCAGCAGGTAATCGCCAGCAACGGCGAAACGCTGTAATCCCACCGCCACGCCCTGTCGGGCGTGGCGTTATGCTATCCCTCTGATTATTCATTCGTTAAAAGCTATCACAGCGATAGAGGCGACCAGTTAAAGTTGTTGACGCTCATCAATCCTGATTATTTTTTCACCCGGCACTATGGCGAGGCACATTTGCTTCTGAAGGGATAACAGGACAATGAAAAAAATAACTAAACTCGGGGTAGGGATGCTGGCCATCGCCACCATCTGCTATTTTGGTCTGGTGGGTTATGTCTGGCAGCATGACAAACAGCGCAATGTCGCAACGCTACCAGAAAAATCCACTCCGGAAATCAACCGTAGCGTGCTGGGCATTATGCGCGAAAAAGGCTGCGACTACTGCCATACGGTATCCGCCAATTTGCCATTTTACGCCTCGCTTCCCGTGGCGAAGCAGCTGATGGAGTACGACATGACCCTGGGCTACAAATCCTTTAGCCTGGAGCCAGTTATGCGTAGCCTACGGGAAAAGGGGCCTGTCCCCCAGAGCGATCTCAGTAAGATCGAATGGGTGATGGAGCACCAGACCATGCCGCCAACCCGCTATACCGCCCTGCACTGGGCCGGTAGCTTTAGCGATAGCGAACGCGCCACCCTGCTCGAATGGGTGAAAGAGCAGCGGCTGAAATATTACGCCGCGCCGGATATGGCAAAATCACGCCTCAATGAGCCGGTACAGCCCATTCCACGCGCACTGCCGGTCGATGGGCAAAAAGTGGCTCTGGGCTTCCGCCTGTATCACGATCCGCGCCTGTCAGGTGATAACTCCATTTCGTGCGCGCACTGCCACCAGTTGGGTGCAGGCGGTGTGGATAGCAGAAAGACTTCGCTCGGGGTCAGGAATCAGATCGGCCCTATCAACGCTCCTACCGTCTTTAACGCGGTCTTTAACGTCGAACAGTTCTGGGACGGTCGTGCCGCCACGCTTCAGATCCAGGCTGGTGGGCCGCCGCTCAATCCCATCGAAATGGCGTCCGAATCCTGGCAGCAGATTATCGACAAGCTGAGCCAGGACAACGTCTTCGTCCGCGAATTTAGCGCCGTTTATCCACAGGGGCTTAGCAGCGTCACCATCACCGACGCCATCGCCGAATTTGAAAAGACGCTGATTACGCCGGACTCCCCGTTCGATAATTACCTGCGCGGCGACGACAGTGCCCTGACGGCACAACAGAAACGCGGATGGCAGCTGTTTAAAGATAACAAGTGCGCCACCTGCCATACCGGTACAATTCTGGGGGGACGCTCGTTCGAACCGCTGGGGCTGAAGCGCGATTTTGCCTTCGGTACGGTCACCGACGCCGATGTGGGGCGAATGAACGTGACGCGTGAAGTACGCGACCGGTTGCGCCAGAAGGTACCAACCCTGCGTAACGTGGCGCTGACCGCTCCTTACTTCCATCGCGGTGATGTTGCCACGCTGGATGAAGCCGTGAAGCTGATGCTGCGCTATCAGGTGGGGACATCATTACCCCAGAAGGATGTGGACGATATTGTCGCGTTCCTGGAAAGCCTGACCGGGGTTTATACGCCTTACCCCATGCCGTAACGCATTCTCTCGTAGGGGGGGGACTGATAGCGATAAAATTTTATCCAGCCCGCCCCGATAATGGTGATAACGGGTAGCAGTATTTACCGGTTATCACTCCTGTTCACTACGAAGAAACTATTATGGACGTCGCTCATATTGATTCCATGTCGGCCACGCCAGATCAGATGCAGCTACGCTGCCGGGATCGGCAATACCGTTCTCAAAAAAGCCATCAATTCGCAGTCCGGTACCGCGCTCACCCTTCTGGAATCCGAACCTGTACTACCGTCGAATCCGGCAATTAATCGCAATATTAACGTGACGGACTAATCAGAACCGGGGCGCCTGCGCCCCATTGAATGGCAGGAAAGCGCTATTTTCCCCCGGACAGGTCAATAAAACTGCCGGTGACGTAAGAGGCGCTATCGCTTAACAGCCATGCGATAGCTTCCGCGACCTCCTGCGGCTGACCCCCACGCTGCATCGGCAGCGATGCCTTAACCCGATCCACACGGCCAGGCTCGCCGCCATCACCATGCATGTCGGTATAGATAAAACCGGGACGCACGCCATTAACCCGAATGCCCTGCCCTGCAACTTCCAGCGACAGGCCGGTTGTCATGGTATCTATAGCCCCTTTAGAAGCGGCATAGTCGACATACTCTCCGGGGGATCCCAGCCGCGCTGCCGCAGACGAGACGTTAACGATAGCGCCGCCCGCCCCGCCGTGGCGATGGGACATGCGCTTTACCGCTTCACGGCAGCACAGAAAGGAGCCAGTCACGTTGGTCGCCAGCACCCGGTTTATCCGTTCGGCATCCAGCTGTTCAAGCGTTGCCTGCTGGAATAAGATACCGGCATTATTCACCAGTGCGCTGAGCGGTTCACCCGCCCGATCCAGACGTTCAAACATCGCAACCACCTGCTGCTCGTCGGCAATATCGGCCTGTACCGCGAAGGCGCTACCGCCTGCGGCAGCGATCTCCTCAACCACCTGGCTGGCCGCCGCTTCATTACGCAGATAGTTTACCGCCACGCAGTACCCCTGACGGGCCAGCAGCAGTGAGGTGGCCCGCCCAATTCCCCGGCTGGCGCCGGTGACCAGAGCCAGTGTCATAGGTTATTCCTCTGCAGATGTGCGAACATTTCCCCCTCACCCTGGCCCTCTCCCCGAGGGGAGAGGGAACTTTAGATTACTGATATTCGCTGATGGGAACACAGGAACAGAACAGATTACGGTCACCGTAAACGTCATCCAGACGTTTTACCGTCGGCCAGTATTTGTTCTGCTGCCCGGCCGGGAATACCGCCAGTTCACGGCTGTAAGGGTGACTCCACTCGCTCACCAGCTCCTGCTGAATGTGCGGCGCGTTAACCAGCGGGTTATCCTCCAGCGGCCACTCGCCGTCCGCCACCCGGTCGATTTCGCGACGAATGGTCAGCATGGCGTCGATAAAGCGATCCAGTTCCATTTGGCTTTCCGATTCCGTCGGCTCCACCATCAGGGTGCCCGCCACCGGGAAGGACATGGTCGGCGCATGGAAACCGTAATCGATCAGACGCTTGGCGATATCCATTTCACTGATACCGGTCTGCTCTTTCAGCGGACGAATATCCAGGATGCACTCATGGGCCACCCGACCATCGCGCCCGGTATAGAGCACCGGATAAGCCGACTTCAGGCGGCTGGCGATGTAGTTGGCGTTCAGAATCGCCACCTGGCTCGCCTTCTTCAGACCCTGAGCCCCCATCATCCGGATATACATCCAGCTAATGGGCAGGATCGACGCGCTGCCGAACGGCGCGGCGGAAACCGCCCCCTGAGTGGTCAGCGTTCCTTCAATCTGCACCACGCTGTGGCCCGGCACGAACGGTGCCAGATGCGCTTTCACGCCGATGGGGCCCATACCCGGACCGCCGCCGCCGTGCGGAATGCAGAAGGTTTTGTGCAGATTCAGGTGCGAAACATCCGCGCCGATATGGCCCGGGCTGGTGATCCCCACCTGGGCGTTCATATTGGCGCCATCCAGATACACCTGACCGCCAAACTGATGCACTATCTGGCAAACCTCGCGGATCGTCTCTTCATAAACGCCGTGGGTGGAAGGATAGGTCACCATGATGCAGGAAAGCTGCTCCCCCGCCTGTTCCGCCTTCGCCCGCAGATCCGCAAGATCGATATTGCCCTGTTTATCACAGGCCACTACCACCACCTGCATTCCCGCCATTTGGGCCGAGGCCGGGTTGGTGCCGTGGGCGGAGCTCGGGATCAGGCAGATATCGCGCCCGCTTTCGTTGCGGCTGGCATGATAGCGACGAATCGCCAGCAGACCGGCATATTCCCCCTGGGCGCCGGAGTTCGGCTGCATGCAAAGCGCATCATAGCCGGTCAGCTTCACCAGCCACTCGGAAAGCTGGCCTATCATCAACTGATAGCCTTCCGCCTGCTCCGGCGGGCAGAAAGGATGCAGGCTGGCGAATTCCGGCCAGGTGATGGGGATCATCTCTGCCGCCGCGTTGAGCTTCATGGTGCAGGAGCCCAACGGGATCATCGCCTGGTTAAGGGCCAGATCCTTACGCTCCAGGCCGTGCATGTAGCGCATCATCTCGGTTTCGCTATGGTAGCGATTAAAGTTGGGATGCGTCAGGATCTCGTCGTCGCGCAACATAGCCTGCGGCACGGAGCGGCTGTCGAGCGCCACCTCTTTATCCAGCGCGTCAATCTCAAAACCATGATCGTCGCCTGTCAGCACGCTAAGCAGATCGAGAACGTCCTGACGGGTGGTGGTTTCATCCAGGGTAATGCCTACCGCGCCCGGAGTATCGCTGCGCAGGTTGATTTCGCGCTGCTCCGCCCGGGCCAGAACGCCCGCCTTATCTGCCACTTCAACGCACAGAGTATCGAACCAGCTCTCGTGGCGCAGCGTTAGCCCCTTCGTCTTCAACCCGGCGGCCAGAATATCGGTGAAGCGGTGGA
This window encodes:
- a CDS encoding cytochrome-c peroxidase, coding for MKKITKLGVGMLAIATICYFGLVGYVWQHDKQRNVATLPEKSTPEINRSVLGIMREKGCDYCHTVSANLPFYASLPVAKQLMEYDMTLGYKSFSLEPVMRSLREKGPVPQSDLSKIEWVMEHQTMPPTRYTALHWAGSFSDSERATLLEWVKEQRLKYYAAPDMAKSRLNEPVQPIPRALPVDGQKVALGFRLYHDPRLSGDNSISCAHCHQLGAGGVDSRKTSLGVRNQIGPINAPTVFNAVFNVEQFWDGRAATLQIQAGGPPLNPIEMASESWQQIIDKLSQDNVFVREFSAVYPQGLSSVTITDAIAEFEKTLITPDSPFDNYLRGDDSALTAQQKRGWQLFKDNKCATCHTGTILGGRSFEPLGLKRDFAFGTVTDADVGRMNVTREVRDRLRQKVPTLRNVALTAPYFHRGDVATLDEAVKLMLRYQVGTSLPQKDVDDIVAFLESLTGVYTPYPMP
- a CDS encoding HD domain-containing protein; translated protein: MTATATPDALHQVIAFLMELDKLKQVERRTRLIGNSRHENSAEHSWHLAMGALSLYPFAPQGVDIGRVVKMALLHDIVEIDVGDVLVYDLAGREAVEEQEARAAERLFGLLPQPMAGEFLLLWQEYEAGESLDARFAGALDRVLPVLQNLHNEGRSWLENNIALEQVIQRNAHVADTLPELWHYVEGQLQIAQQKGWLR
- a CDS encoding SDR family oxidoreductase, with product MTLALVTGASRGIGRATSLLLARQGYCVAVNYLRNEAAASQVVEEIAAAGGSAFAVQADIADEQQVVAMFERLDRAGEPLSALVNNAGILFQQATLEQLDAERINRVLATNVTGSFLCCREAVKRMSHRHGGAGGAIVNVSSAAARLGSPGEYVDYAASKGAIDTMTTGLSLEVAGQGIRVNGVRPGFIYTDMHGDGGEPGRVDRVKASLPMQRGGQPQEVAEAIAWLLSDSASYVTGSFIDLSGGK
- a CDS encoding 6-phospho-beta-glucosidase, producing the protein MKKLTLAKDFLWGGAVAAHQVEGGWNKGGKGPSICDVLTGGAHGVPREITQTVEPGKYYPNHEAIDFHGRYKEDVKLFAEMGFKCFRTSIAWTRIFPKGDEQEPNEEGLQFYDDLFDELLKYNIEPVVTLSHFEMPLHLVQQYGAWTNRKVVDFFVNFARVVFERYKNKVKYWMTFNEINNQRNWRAPLFGYCCSGVVYTEHENPQQTMYQVMHHQFVASAMAVKIGHQINPEMKIGCMLAMVPLYPFSCKPEDVMFAQEAMRERYVFTDVQMRGYYPSYVLNEWQRRGFTIQMEPGDEQVLREGCCDYLGLSYYMTNAVQAEGGSGDALSGFQGSVPNPHVKASDWGWQIDPVGLRYALCELWERYQKPLFIVENGFGAVDTPEADGTINDDYRIDYLRAHVEEMKKAVTYDGVELMGYTPWGCIDCVSFTTGQYDKRYGFIYVNKHDEGSGDMSRSRKKSFYWYQQVIASNGETL
- the trhA gene encoding PAQR family membrane homeostasis protein TrhA; the encoded protein is MARKPLIAQGYSLAEEIANSVSHGIGLVFGIVGLVLLLVQAVDANAGATAITSYSLYGGSMILLFLASTLYHAIPHERAKRWLKKFDHCAIYLLIAGTYTPFLLVGLDSPLAHGLMIVIWSLALLGILFKLTIAHRFKILSVITYLVMGWLSLIVVYQLAIRLSVGGVTLLAVGGLVYSLGVIFYVCRRIPYNHAIWHGFVLGGSVCHFLAIYLYVR
- a CDS encoding MurR/RpiR family transcriptional regulator, which produces MFTHAAIASLNNLEMTVYHFVIKNRDKVMYMTIRELAEAAGVSTTTVLRFCRKLNCDGYSEFRIRYKLWLEQNTPQQDIFAVGEIIRYFNSINTAEFDTLLDRAAEIILASERIIFVGVGTSGAMAKYGARYFSNMGKFSNHIDDPYFPITSDMARNALAIVLSVSGETEEILRFASQFSLHHCKVLSVTSHDGSRLAKLADFNISWHIPQTRLDGGYDITTQIPVIYILESLGRRLVRK